Proteins encoded within one genomic window of Helicobacter sp. 'house sparrow 1':
- the tmk gene encoding dTMP kinase has translation MYVAFEGIDTCGKSTQIELLKPKFPDAIFTKEPGGSIIGSKIRDMLLSGEKLDNKAEFFLFLADRAQHCFEVIVPNKDKMIIADRSLISGIAYAKNIVCALEYNLFATQDMLPDKVVLFRIGEELLKRRLEEKRQDVIEERGVEYLMHIQERLFEITHQLRLDTLILDASLSIEELHQQIIAFL, from the coding sequence ATGTATGTAGCTTTTGAAGGAATAGATACATGTGGCAAAAGCACGCAAATTGAGCTTTTAAAACCAAAATTTCCTGATGCAATTTTCACAAAGGAGCCAGGAGGTAGTATCATAGGTTCCAAGATTAGAGATATGCTTTTATCAGGTGAAAAATTAGACAATAAGGCAGAATTTTTTTTATTTTTGGCAGATAGGGCACAGCATTGTTTTGAGGTGATTGTTCCAAACAAAGATAAAATGATTATTGCAGATAGGAGTCTGATATCAGGGATTGCTTATGCAAAGAATATTGTTTGTGCTTTAGAATATAACCTCTTTGCAACTCAAGATATGTTGCCAGATAAGGTGGTTTTATTTAGGATTGGTGAGGAGTTATTAAAGAGGCGTTTAGAAGAAAAGAGACAGGATGTTATTGAAGAAAGAGGAGTTGAATATTTAATGCATATCCAAGAAAGATTGTTTGAAATTACACACCAGTTGCGGTTGGATACTTTGATTTTAGATGCTTCTCTTTCAATTGAGGAACTGCATCAACAAATTATTGCATTTTTATAG
- a CDS encoding ATP-dependent helicase, which produces MSDLLRDLNPSQQEAVQIIDGPLLVLAGAGSGKTRTLTTRLAYLIDEVGIPPYQTLTLTFTNKASMEMRERALRLLKQKPSSPPLLCTFHKFGLLFLRFYISYLERDFNFVLLDSDDKKKILKKYNETLPLGYMEHMISNLKNNLVPPEVFATQARDQHQIKLAKIYLDYQKTLQNQNLLDFDDLILLPFMILDKYHDLALEVSQKYSYIMVDEYQDTNLLQFKLLQKLCSKHQNICVVGDDDQSIYGWRGSDIRNILDFQEHFKGAKMIKLEENYRSTQEILEVANCLIKHNSNRLGKTLRSTKGKGEKVEVLHNSDESIEALFIAKKIGELQKQGVCLNDIAVLFRLNALSRSLEEGLNQYKIHYKLLGTIRFYERAEIKDILAYLRYLINSKDDFSLQRIINQPKRGIGKQTQDKIFTLAKEKNKSVYQAFIDKDYEGYLSDKNLKVLKEFFEILQDLRSLELESERLLSELLGRIDLTQAYNNSQENVDRRGNINEFMGLMRDYFIKNPNDLLEDFLNYIPLHSDLDNLSDEAVNCMSIHTAKGLEFDYVFVIGLENGFFPLDREESNLEEERRLGYVAFTRARKKLFVSYVDSRFYKGRRTQLEKSSFLKEAGLIQYPKQTKQQDRVIKKGVMVSHKIFGLGRVEEIIKNGQDTILVINFGGLRKPIMDTFVERV; this is translated from the coding sequence ATGAGTGATTTATTAAGGGATTTAAATCCGTCTCAACAAGAGGCTGTGCAAATTATTGATGGACCCTTGCTTGTTTTAGCTGGAGCTGGAAGTGGCAAGACTAGGACATTAACCACAAGACTTGCTTATTTGATTGATGAAGTAGGCATTCCTCCATATCAAACTCTAACTCTTACCTTTACAAATAAGGCGAGTATGGAAATGAGAGAAAGGGCCCTAAGACTGCTAAAACAAAAGCCAAGCTCACCACCTCTTTTGTGTACTTTTCATAAGTTTGGGCTTTTATTTTTGAGATTTTATATTTCATATTTAGAGAGGGATTTTAATTTTGTATTGCTAGATTCAGATGATAAGAAAAAAATACTAAAAAAATATAATGAAACTTTGCCACTGGGTTACATGGAGCATATGATTTCTAATTTGAAAAACAACTTAGTTCCACCAGAGGTGTTTGCTACTCAGGCAAGAGATCAGCATCAAATAAAGCTAGCAAAGATCTATTTGGATTATCAAAAGACTTTGCAAAATCAAAATCTATTGGATTTTGATGATTTAATTTTATTGCCTTTTATGATTTTGGATAAATACCACGATCTTGCTTTGGAAGTTTCACAAAAGTATTCTTATATTATGGTAGATGAGTATCAAGATACTAATTTGTTGCAATTTAAATTATTGCAAAAATTGTGTTCAAAACATCAAAATATTTGTGTTGTAGGGGATGATGATCAGAGTATTTATGGTTGGAGAGGCTCTGATATTAGAAATATTCTTGACTTTCAAGAACATTTTAAGGGTGCCAAGATGATTAAACTAGAGGAGAATTATCGCTCAACACAAGAAATACTTGAAGTGGCTAATTGTCTGATTAAACACAATAGTAATAGACTTGGAAAAACCCTTAGGAGCACCAAAGGAAAGGGAGAAAAAGTAGAAGTTTTGCACAATAGTGATGAAAGTATAGAAGCCCTTTTTATTGCAAAAAAAATTGGAGAGTTACAAAAACAGGGAGTGTGTTTAAATGATATTGCAGTATTGTTTAGATTAAATGCACTCTCTAGATCTTTAGAGGAAGGATTGAATCAATATAAGATTCATTACAAGCTTTTGGGAACAATTCGTTTTTATGAGAGAGCAGAAATTAAAGACATACTGGCTTATCTAAGGTATTTAATAAATAGCAAAGATGATTTTTCACTTCAACGCATCATCAATCAGCCAAAAAGGGGTATAGGAAAGCAGACGCAAGATAAAATCTTTACACTAGCAAAAGAAAAAAATAAAAGTGTATATCAGGCATTTATTGATAAAGATTATGAAGGTTATCTTAGTGATAAAAACTTAAAGGTTTTAAAAGAGTTTTTTGAAATATTGCAGGACTTAAGAAGTTTGGAGTTAGAATCAGAGCGGTTGTTAAGTGAGCTTTTAGGAAGAATTGATTTGACACAAGCTTATAATAATTCTCAAGAAAATGTGGATCGTAGAGGAAATATTAATGAATTTATGGGGTTAATGCGGGATTATTTTATTAAAAATCCTAATGATTTATTAGAAGATTTTTTAAATTATATTCCTTTACATTCTGATTTGGATAATCTCTCTGATGAAGCAGTTAATTGTATGAGCATACACACTGCAAAAGGATTGGAGTTTGATTATGTTTTTGTTATTGGGTTGGAAAATGGCTTTTTCCCCTTAGATAGAGAAGAGAGTAATTTAGAGGAAGAAAGAAGGCTTGGGTATGTTGCTTTTACAAGAGCAAGGAAAAAGCTCTTTGTATCCTATGTGGATTCTAGATTTTATAAAGGCAGGAGAACGCAACTAGAAAAATCTTCTTTCTTAAAAGAAGCAGGACTAATTCAATATCCCAAGCAAACAAAACAGCAAGATAGGGTTATAAAAAAGGGTGTAATGGTATCTCATAAGATTTTTGGCCTAGGTAGAGTTGAAGAAATCATAAAAAATGGTCAAGATACTATCTTGGTTATTAACTTTGGAGGTTTGAGAAAACCTATTATGGATACTTTTGTAGAGAGGGTATAG
- the flgA gene encoding flagellar basal body P-ring formation chaperone FlgA: MKKGYFIFFLLINMVFGGNIDEIKKLIQKEYMEFYKDNHIKIETIQLELNPSTQIDEIQIQKITLNDKNFFSNGAVFIDFIYNKKKYSHLLKYKVQATLEVLFSQMGIKKHQEITQQNILERRIELESLSATPMSFKEIGNVSAKIFIPNQTMIYRYHIEPKILIKKNDTFLAIYKDGHIIIHLVLIAKENGSVDSIIEALNPETKKSVKVRVLPDGNGEVL, translated from the coding sequence GTGAAGAAGGGTTATTTTATTTTTTTCTTATTGATTAATATGGTATTTGGAGGAAATATCGATGAGATTAAAAAACTGATACAAAAAGAATATATGGAGTTTTACAAGGATAATCATATTAAAATAGAAACTATTCAATTAGAACTCAATCCATCAACACAGATTGATGAGATTCAAATTCAAAAGATTACATTAAATGATAAAAACTTTTTTTCCAATGGCGCAGTATTTATTGATTTTATTTATAACAAAAAAAAGTATTCTCATCTACTAAAGTATAAAGTTCAAGCAACTCTTGAAGTATTGTTTTCTCAAATGGGCATAAAAAAACATCAAGAAATTACACAACAAAATATCTTAGAAAGAAGAATAGAACTTGAAAGCTTGAGTGCTACACCAATGAGTTTTAAGGAAATTGGAAATGTAAGTGCAAAGATTTTTATTCCAAATCAAACAATGATTTATCGCTATCATATTGAGCCAAAAATCTTAATCAAGAAGAATGATACTTTTTTAGCAATTTATAAAGATGGGCATATCATAATCCATTTGGTTTTGATTGCAAAAGAAAATGGTTCTGTGGATTCTATAATTGAGGCTCTAAATCCAGAGACAAAAAAATCTGTAAAAGTAAGGGTTTTGCCTGATGGTAATGGAGAGGTGTTATGA
- the serS gene encoding serine--tRNA ligase, with amino-acid sequence MIDVRLLLENFDLVSEKLRIKKVDLDTLLDLKQRAQKYKKAKQELEILQAEQNKKSKMFGNLKGDDKGAQSLKQELSDNKERISKLSLVVEECQKDLESILFSLPNIPDDKTPAGEDEKDNVVLKEILSPRSFDFKPKEHWELAQNNGWIDFERGVKLAKSRFSVLRGMGARLNRALINFMLDFNQKAGFEMVATPVIVNDRMLFGTGQLPKFEEDMFKIDGRTDPLNKGDVVKEQDFYLISTSEITLTNLYHDEVLSSESLPILMTAQTPCFRKEAGSAGRDTRGIIRQHQFDKVELVAITKPNESDEIQQKMIETASGILQALELPHRLVQLCGGDLGFCASNTVDIEVWLPGQNCYREISSISNTRDFQARRAKIRFKDGKKNTLVHTLNGSSLAVGRTLVAIMENYQNQDGSIDIPKVLKPYL; translated from the coding sequence ATGATAGATGTCAGGCTTTTATTAGAAAACTTTGATTTGGTGAGCGAGAAGTTAAGGATTAAAAAAGTGGATTTGGACACTTTGTTAGATTTGAAACAAAGGGCTCAAAAATATAAGAAAGCAAAACAAGAATTAGAGATTTTACAAGCAGAGCAAAACAAAAAATCAAAAATGTTTGGCAACCTTAAGGGTGATGATAAGGGTGCGCAGTCTCTTAAACAAGAATTGAGTGACAATAAAGAGAGAATTTCTAAGCTATCACTTGTGGTAGAGGAGTGTCAGAAGGATTTGGAGAGCATTTTGTTTTCTCTTCCAAATATACCCGATGACAAGACACCAGCGGGCGAAGATGAGAAAGATAATGTTGTTTTAAAAGAGATCTTAAGTCCGCGTTCTTTTGATTTTAAACCAAAGGAGCATTGGGAGCTAGCGCAGAATAATGGTTGGATTGATTTTGAGAGGGGAGTAAAGCTCGCAAAGAGTAGGTTTTCTGTTCTTAGGGGTATGGGTGCTAGATTAAATAGAGCATTGATTAATTTCATGTTAGATTTTAATCAAAAGGCTGGTTTTGAGATGGTGGCGACACCAGTTATTGTGAATGATAGGATGTTGTTTGGGACAGGTCAGTTGCCAAAATTTGAAGAGGATATGTTTAAAATAGATGGTAGAACAGATCCTCTAAATAAGGGAGATGTGGTAAAAGAGCAGGATTTTTATTTGATTTCAACCTCAGAAATCACTCTTACAAATCTCTATCACGATGAAGTGTTATCTAGTGAATCTTTACCTATCTTAATGACCGCACAAACTCCTTGCTTTAGAAAGGAGGCTGGAAGCGCTGGAAGAGATACAAGAGGGATAATACGACAACATCAGTTTGATAAGGTAGAATTGGTTGCAATAACAAAACCCAATGAGAGTGATGAAATACAGCAAAAAATGATTGAAACTGCAAGTGGAATCTTGCAAGCTCTAGAGTTACCTCATCGTTTGGTTCAGCTTTGTGGAGGTGATCTTGGATTTTGTGCAAGCAATACTGTTGATATTGAAGTATGGCTACCAGGTCAAAATTGTTATCGTGAAATTAGCTCTATCTCTAACACTAGGGATTTTCAAGCTAGAAGAGCCAAGATTCGTTTTAAGGATGGCAAAAAGAATACATTGGTGCATACTCTAAATGGCTCCTCTCTTGCTGTTGGTAGAACATTAGTCGCAATAATGGAAAACTACCAAAATCAAGATGGAAGTATTGATATCCCCAAAGTTTTAAAACCTTATTTGTGA
- the coaD gene encoding pantetheine-phosphate adenylyltransferase, with translation MKKLAIYPGTFDPLTNGHIDIIKRSSKIFDEVLVAVASSKTKKPLFDLSDREEMVKLAIKKLANVRCECFDILLADFAQKRNTNIIIRGLRVVSDFEYELQMGYANVSLNNELETIYFMPSLENAFISSSVVRSILEHQGKISHLLPLDVFEYIKNKGYECM, from the coding sequence ATGAAAAAATTGGCAATTTATCCTGGGACTTTTGATCCTTTAACAAATGGTCATATTGATATTATTAAAAGAAGTAGTAAAATTTTTGATGAAGTGCTTGTTGCAGTCGCTTCATCAAAAACTAAAAAACCGTTATTTGACTTATCAGATAGGGAAGAAATGGTAAAGCTTGCTATTAAGAAGCTTGCTAATGTGAGATGTGAATGCTTTGATATTTTATTGGCAGATTTTGCACAAAAGAGAAATACAAATATTATTATCAGAGGTCTTAGGGTTGTGAGTGATTTTGAATATGAATTACAAATGGGATATGCTAATGTCTCTTTGAATAATGAGCTTGAAACAATTTATTTTATGCCAAGCTTAGAAAATGCATTTATTAGTTCTTCGGTAGTAAGAAGCATCTTAGAGCATCAAGGTAAAATCTCTCATTTATTACCATTAGATGTTTTTGAATATATTAAAAACAAGGGGTATGAATGTATGTAG
- a CDS encoding phosphoribosyltransferase: MLEDFKVYSFYSYEENAFLLNMKYDAIGSRIYKILAQRASEYFFNHLSVRFPKDCYGVGIDDDPKKGYSHTGIILKGFSSKIKPIFGELRAKNKVKYAGESLSFRKKNPKNFKCKVSYKDLIIFDDIITTGTSMLEAREKLQKYNNNVLFGIVLSDARS, translated from the coding sequence GTGTTGGAGGATTTTAAGGTTTATAGTTTTTACTCCTATGAAGAGAATGCTTTTTTATTAAATATGAAGTATGATGCTATTGGAAGTAGAATTTATAAGATTTTGGCACAGAGGGCAAGTGAATATTTTTTTAATCATCTAAGTGTTAGATTCCCGAAAGATTGCTATGGTGTAGGAATTGATGATGACCCTAAAAAGGGTTATTCTCATACAGGGATTATTTTAAAAGGTTTTTCCTCCAAGATTAAGCCCATCTTTGGTGAATTAAGGGCTAAAAATAAAGTTAAATATGCAGGCGAAAGTCTTAGCTTCAGAAAGAAAAATCCAAAAAACTTTAAATGTAAAGTATCCTATAAAGATCTGATTATCTTTGATGATATTATCACTACAGGGACAAGTATGCTTGAAGCAAGAGAAAAGCTACAAAAATACAACAATAATGTTTTATTTGGTATTGTTTTGAGTGATGCAAGAAGCTAG
- the glyQ gene encoding glycine--tRNA ligase subunit alpha → MKLTFSDILLKLQDFWKNQGCIIVQPYDIPAGAGTFHPATLLRSLDSKPWSVAYVAPSRRPTDGRYGENPNRLGSYYQFQVIIKPSPENIQELYLKSLEALGLNTKEHDIRFVEDNWESPTLGAWGLGWEVWLDGMEITQFTYFQQVGGIACDPVAVEITYGVERLATYIQQVDSILDIQWGKDSQNNMFSYANVHLQSEYEFSKYHFEVADVNTLFSLFNMVQTEAKNCLNSKLPLPAYDFTILSSHFFNILDARKAISVSQRQDYILKIRELAKSCAMLYKSQEEEREERLQKCLQS, encoded by the coding sequence ATGAAATTAACTTTTTCAGACATCCTACTTAAACTCCAAGATTTTTGGAAAAATCAGGGGTGCATTATTGTTCAACCCTATGATATACCAGCGGGCGCAGGAACATTCCATCCTGCAACCCTATTAAGAAGCCTTGATAGCAAACCTTGGTCTGTAGCCTATGTAGCACCATCAAGACGACCTACGGATGGAAGATATGGAGAAAATCCCAATAGACTTGGTAGTTATTATCAATTCCAAGTCATCATTAAACCCAGTCCAGAAAATATCCAAGAACTTTATCTAAAAAGTCTAGAAGCATTGGGATTAAATACCAAAGAGCATGATATAAGATTTGTTGAGGATAACTGGGAATCTCCTACTCTTGGCGCTTGGGGTCTTGGATGGGAAGTATGGCTTGATGGTATGGAAATTACACAATTTACTTATTTTCAACAAGTTGGTGGCATCGCGTGCGATCCTGTAGCAGTAGAAATTACATATGGAGTAGAAAGGCTAGCAACATATATTCAACAAGTGGATTCCATTTTAGACATACAATGGGGAAAAGATTCTCAAAATAATATGTTCTCCTATGCCAATGTGCATCTACAAAGTGAATATGAATTTAGTAAATATCATTTTGAGGTTGCTGATGTCAATACATTATTTAGTCTTTTTAATATGGTGCAAACAGAAGCAAAAAATTGTTTAAACTCTAAACTACCACTACCTGCTTATGATTTCACAATCTTAAGCTCACATTTTTTTAATATCCTAGATGCAAGAAAAGCAATTTCTGTTTCACAACGCCAAGATTATATTCTAAAGATTAGAGAGCTTGCAAAATCCTGTGCTATGCTCTATAAATCTCAAGAAGAAGAAAGGGAGGAAAGGTTGCAAAAATGTCTGCAATCATAA
- a CDS encoding tetratricopeptide repeat protein, with protein MAKKPPGINSLSDDDTMPQGARKLPLFFERISSAFRGRIESFRQFPKKKKIVFLGIGGVLSFIILASILLLLFFNKKPRFQYENTSQQEARELEDEIEITTEFLQALPKVETRLSQVDDTNLNLLIQKANILYNDGNTTEALNIFNRIATFSQGLANYNLGVMQIKQKDYKEALKSFENSINSGEDISLSALNAAVSARYMGDKELFSYYLHLATSRLPEENQKPFYSYLYALVNFYNENYFAALSSITNPISDSYVSMSSDISAKSFLVFGDDENAIGALEKQENNKKDIKNLGLLYARTGNYDRAKEYLTEYIKNHQNDLEAMMALQILYLKTHDFYQASNILEQISNNSSFDKRIIDTYPIKVVLQPKLFSIDIAQQDFVLSGIKRNYMLTDKVLFYFAPYKVFSVKDTLDILRESGIFSNYNVVASEEKLLQSVTIAQINKDIAQALVAIYQNDLRSALKILQVAAQHNPNHAVLHYNLGLVYAQMDDLGNAYRHLLKSYHLNTNSIDTGLYAILASRLLDKDSQRLQRDITQNFERVVGKDSDKRDFLLSLLGYLNQNITSDMKWVENTQNKLPIYYALRGVFDIQTKKYLDAHKSFSELDLIYPNDLVVKTLKNLTQGTSNANFKQNALRLHNMLTKEKINLEKVYNGPALSRELYAYISFITGSLQVQENALKQKLISSLKKPNGALQTLALINLYQHKFEQAYSIYDTLINNLGEQDSKTQFLGSVALIGTGNYDNATLLLQLSKMDSEASFETKYVLGMLYQQAGNFKAAASHYAMIAGKPFNSNFFDFEIDLQKIADSKIKDE; from the coding sequence ATGGCAAAGAAACCACCTGGTATTAATTCTTTAAGTGATGATGATACTATGCCTCAAGGGGCTAGAAAACTGCCTTTATTTTTTGAGAGAATAAGTTCTGCTTTTAGGGGGAGGATAGAGAGTTTTAGACAATTCCCAAAAAAGAAAAAGATAGTTTTTTTGGGAATAGGAGGAGTATTATCTTTTATAATCTTAGCTAGTATTCTTCTTTTATTATTTTTTAATAAAAAGCCAAGATTTCAGTATGAGAACACATCGCAGCAAGAAGCTAGAGAATTAGAAGATGAAATTGAAATCACGACAGAATTCTTGCAAGCCCTACCAAAGGTAGAAACAAGATTATCACAAGTTGATGATACAAATTTGAATCTTTTGATACAAAAGGCAAATATTTTATATAATGATGGTAATACTACCGAAGCACTCAATATTTTTAATAGAATTGCTACTTTCTCCCAAGGGCTTGCAAACTATAATCTTGGTGTGATGCAGATTAAACAAAAAGACTATAAAGAAGCACTTAAGTCTTTTGAAAATTCCATCAATTCTGGTGAAGATATCAGTTTGAGTGCTTTAAATGCAGCTGTAAGTGCTAGGTATATGGGGGATAAAGAGCTTTTTTCTTATTATCTTCATCTTGCAACTAGTAGGCTCCCAGAAGAGAATCAAAAGCCTTTTTATTCTTATTTATATGCCCTTGTGAATTTTTATAATGAAAATTATTTTGCAGCACTATCAAGTATTACAAACCCAATTTCAGATTCTTATGTATCTATGAGTTCAGACATATCTGCAAAATCTTTTCTAGTTTTTGGAGATGATGAAAATGCAATTGGTGCTCTAGAAAAGCAAGAAAATAATAAGAAGGATATCAAAAATTTAGGATTGCTTTATGCAAGAACTGGTAACTATGATAGAGCAAAAGAATACTTAACAGAATACATCAAAAACCACCAAAATGACTTGGAAGCAATGATGGCGTTGCAGATTTTATATTTAAAGACCCATGATTTTTATCAAGCTTCTAATATCTTGGAACAGATCTCAAATAATTCATCTTTTGATAAAAGAATAATTGATACTTATCCTATTAAAGTGGTTTTGCAACCTAAACTTTTTAGTATTGATATTGCTCAACAAGACTTTGTTCTTAGTGGAATTAAGAGAAATTATATGCTCACAGATAAAGTATTGTTTTATTTTGCACCTTATAAAGTTTTTAGTGTAAAAGATACTTTAGATATTCTGCGAGAAAGTGGAATTTTTTCAAATTATAATGTGGTGGCTTCTGAAGAGAAACTTTTGCAAAGTGTAACAATTGCACAAATTAATAAGGACATAGCACAGGCTCTTGTTGCAATTTATCAAAATGATTTGCGTAGTGCTTTAAAAATTTTACAAGTTGCAGCACAACATAATCCTAACCATGCAGTCTTGCATTATAACTTAGGACTTGTTTATGCGCAAATGGATGATCTAGGAAATGCATATAGACATCTTTTAAAATCTTACCATCTTAACACAAATAGTATAGATACAGGCTTATATGCTATTTTAGCATCAAGACTTTTAGATAAAGATTCTCAAAGATTACAAAGAGATATTACGCAAAATTTTGAACGCGTTGTGGGTAAGGATTCTGATAAAAGAGACTTTCTACTTTCTCTTTTGGGATATCTTAACCAAAATATTACAAGCGATATGAAATGGGTTGAGAATACTCAAAACAAGTTGCCAATATACTATGCTCTTCGAGGTGTCTTTGATATTCAGACAAAAAAATATCTTGATGCGCATAAATCCTTTAGTGAGCTAGACTTAATTTACCCTAATGATTTAGTGGTTAAAACATTAAAGAATCTGACACAGGGTACTTCAAATGCTAATTTTAAACAAAATGCGCTTAGGCTTCATAATATGCTTACAAAGGAAAAAATTAACCTTGAGAAAGTTTATAATGGACCTGCTTTATCAAGAGAACTTTATGCGTATATAAGTTTTATTACCGGCTCTCTCCAAGTTCAAGAAAATGCCCTAAAACAAAAACTAATATCTTCTTTGAAAAAGCCAAATGGTGCCTTGCAAACTTTAGCACTAATCAATCTCTATCAACATAAGTTTGAGCAAGCTTATTCTATTTATGATACTTTAATTAATAACCTAGGAGAACAGGATTCAAAGACACAATTCTTAGGTTCTGTTGCCTTAATTGGGACGGGTAATTATGATAATGCTACTTTATTACTTCAGTTATCCAAGATGGATTCAGAGGCTAGTTTTGAGACCAAGTATGTTTTAGGTATGCTTTATCAACAAGCGGGTAATTTTAAGGCTGCAGCTTCTCATTATGCAATGATAGCTGGGAAACCATTTAATTCAAATTTTTTTGACTTTGAAATTGATTTGCAAAAAATAGCAGATTCTAAAATTAAAGATGAGTGA
- a CDS encoding UbiX family flavin prenyltransferase has translation MKFVVGISGASSVNLGIKFLEKLPAYFEIFLVLSQGAKEVIKKERIDLKFSKHVQILDSNDIGASIASGSFGVSKMAIIPTSMNKLAKIACGIADDLITRSASVMIKEKKTLLLAPRELPFSSIALENMLKLSKNGVIIAPPVLGYYAKVKSLEMMEDFIIGRWFDLLEIDHSLYQRWGMQ, from the coding sequence ATGAAATTTGTTGTAGGAATTAGTGGTGCAAGTAGTGTTAATCTTGGAATTAAATTTTTAGAAAAATTACCTGCTTATTTTGAGATTTTTTTGGTATTAAGCCAAGGAGCAAAAGAGGTAATTAAAAAAGAAAGGATTGATCTAAAGTTTTCTAAGCATGTTCAAATTTTGGATTCTAATGATATTGGGGCATCCATTGCATCAGGAAGTTTTGGTGTTTCTAAAATGGCAATTATTCCAACATCAATGAATAAACTGGCAAAAATTGCGTGTGGGATTGCTGATGATTTGATTACTCGGAGTGCAAGTGTGATGATTAAGGAAAAAAAAACTTTATTACTAGCACCTAGAGAGCTTCCATTTTCTTCAATTGCTTTAGAAAATATGTTAAAGCTATCTAAAAATGGTGTAATTATTGCACCTCCTGTTCTTGGATATTATGCAAAGGTTAAGAGTCTTGAGATGATGGAGGATTTTATTATAGGACGTTGGTTTGATTTACTTGAGATAGATCATTCTTTATATCAAAGATGGGGGATGCAATGA
- a CDS encoding peptidoglycan DD-metalloendopeptidase family protein, with the protein MRVITLVFMLFFFCFGAVGERVVWSSGLSVLAFLEKNGLPLRLYYNLSATDKELASEVQVGSVYYILRDENQKVLQVLIPISEDVQMHIYKNKDQKYVLDFIPIIYTTYKNTLVLAIQKSPYQDILEHTNDIVLATEFVNTYRKSIDFNKYMLKDDKLAFIYTRKYRLGRTFSTPEIQSAIVQTNKKPHYIFSFGDSFYDLNGREIAGFLLEMPIKYRRITSKFSYGRWHPVLKKVRPHYGVDLSASHGTPIYASASGKVIYSGYRGGYGNVVEILHNDGIRTLYAHMSKRDPKAFVGARVKKGQLIGRVGSTGLSTGPHLHFGVYRNNKPIDPLGIVRTEKNQLKGHKKEEFLAFANQQKKDLDELINKYDFSEKKAYIHTESLE; encoded by the coding sequence ATGAGAGTTATAACTTTAGTGTTTATGTTATTTTTTTTCTGTTTTGGTGCAGTTGGAGAGAGGGTAGTGTGGAGCAGTGGGCTTTCTGTGCTGGCATTCTTAGAAAAAAATGGATTACCATTGCGCCTTTATTATAATCTTTCTGCTACGGATAAAGAGCTTGCAAGCGAAGTGCAAGTAGGATCTGTCTATTATATTTTAAGAGATGAGAATCAAAAGGTCTTGCAAGTATTAATTCCAATTAGTGAAGATGTGCAGATGCATATCTATAAAAACAAAGATCAAAAATATGTTTTGGATTTTATTCCAATTATCTATACTACATATAAGAACACTTTGGTATTAGCCATTCAAAAATCACCTTACCAAGATATTTTGGAGCATACAAATGATATAGTATTGGCTACAGAATTTGTAAATACCTATCGCAAGAGCATTGACTTTAACAAATATATGCTAAAAGATGACAAACTAGCCTTTATATACACGAGAAAATATCGACTTGGAAGAACTTTTTCCACCCCAGAGATTCAATCTGCTATTGTCCAGACAAACAAAAAACCCCACTATATTTTTAGTTTTGGGGATAGTTTTTATGATCTTAATGGAAGAGAGATTGCGGGTTTTTTACTCGAAATGCCTATAAAATACCGCCGTATTACTTCAAAATTCTCTTATGGAAGATGGCATCCTGTTTTAAAAAAAGTTAGACCTCATTATGGTGTTGATCTAAGCGCTTCCCATGGCACACCAATTTATGCTTCAGCAAGCGGAAAAGTAATTTATTCTGGATATCGTGGGGGGTATGGGAATGTTGTAGAAATCTTACATAATGATGGAATTAGAACTTTGTATGCACATATGAGTAAAAGAGATCCTAAAGCATTTGTAGGCGCAAGAGTAAAAAAGGGTCAGCTGATAGGAAGAGTGGGTAGTACAGGACTGAGTACAGGACCCCATCTGCATTTTGGCGTGTATAGAAATAATAAACCAATTGACCCCTTAGGGATAGTAAGGACAGAAAAAAATCAGCTCAAGGGGCATAAAAAAGAAGAATTTCTCGCTTTTGCAAATCAACAAAAAAAAGACCTTGATGAATTAATCAATAAATACGATTTTAGTGAGAAGAAGGCATATATACATACAGAGAGTTTAGAATAA